The genomic segment acctccTGCTTCAGGAACCCCAGTGTGGGTACAACACCCATTTCTTGGCTCCTGGGAGTTGATCTCCTGCCCTTGTGGGTTATGTTGCACCCCCAGATAGAGTGACAGCACCCATGGGATGCTGAACCCTGCTGGGATGGATCTAGGCAGCTGAGGTGGAGGAGCTCGGATGGCAGGGGTTGCGCTGGGGACAGCAGCTTCAAGGTTACACTGTCCCCTCTGTGATCCCTCCAGGAGCTCCCGGACCCCGTGGGGAGATGGGCAGCCCCGGCATGGATGGCATGCATGGCGAGAAGGGGGCACAGGGTGAATGTGCAGTGGCCCCCCGCTCCGCCTTCAGCGCCAAGCGTTCCGAGTCCCGCAGCCCACCACTGGCCGACCAGCCCATCCGCTTTGACGTGGTCCTGATCAATGAGCAGGGCCACTACGACCCCAACACTGGCAAGTTCACCTGCGAGGTGCCCGGCCTCTACTACTTTGCAGTCCATGCCACTGTCTACCGCTCCAGCCTGCAGTTTGACATCATGAAGAACGGACACTCCATCGCCTCCTTCTTCCAGTACTACGGGAACTGGCCCAAGCCCACCTCCCTCTCTGGGGGGGCTCTGGTTCGCCTGGAGCCTGAGGATGAGGTGTGGGTGCAGGTGGGAGTCGGGGACTACATCGGCTTCTACTCCAGCGTGAAGACAGACAGCACCTTCACTGGCTTCCTCGTCTACTCCTACTGGCAGAACTCCGCCGTCTTCGCCTGAGCGTgaggctggggatggggaccccATGGGCATCCCTTGGGGATGGGATCTGGCCATCTGGAAGCCAAGATGCTCAGCATCCTCCCCTTGCTCTGCTGCGACTTCATAGCCTTGTGCCAGGCAGGGGCACGCTCTCCCTGCCACCTTATGAAGCTCTGTGCCAGAGCTAAGCGTGATTGTGGGCACCCAGCTTTGGGGCTCTATGCCCATGCCGGGGAGCTGCAGTGACCTGATGGCCACGTTGTCCCTGTGCACGCAGCACCCCCCCGGCCAGCTTCTCCCTGCGGGCTGCCTGGCCGCTGGCACGGCGAGGGGCCCGTCCTGCCAACCCCTGCCATGTCCCACAGTGAGCCCGTGTCACCGGTGTCCCCGTCCTTGCCCCTGTCCTCCAGCCGCCCCTCTCCTCCTTCACCCGCAATAAAAG from the Lagopus muta isolate bLagMut1 chromosome 22, bLagMut1 primary, whole genome shotgun sequence genome contains:
- the C1QTNF5 gene encoding complement C1q tumor necrosis factor-related protein 5; amino-acid sequence: MKQLFLLFLLGLISSSMQIEDNKIPRQCSGQPGIPGTPGLHGGQGLPGRDGRDGRDGAMGMPGEKGEMGPPGAPGPRGEMGSPGMDGMHGEKGAQGECAVAPRSAFSAKRSESRSPPLADQPIRFDVVLINEQGHYDPNTGKFTCEVPGLYYFAVHATVYRSSLQFDIMKNGHSIASFFQYYGNWPKPTSLSGGALVRLEPEDEVWVQVGVGDYIGFYSSVKTDSTFTGFLVYSYWQNSAVFA